Genomic window (Thiosulfatimonas sediminis):
CACTTTTAAGACATTCATAGCTTCGTGCCAATAAGATAAAACGCTAAAAATTACTTTTTAGAGTCGTTAACTTCTTCAAACTCGGCATCAACGATATCATCGTCATCTGCTTTGCTTGAACCTTGCTGTTGCGCTGGCTCACCGCCGGCTTGCTGTTGAGCTTGCGCCTTTTGAGCGATACCTTGGCTGGCTTCTGCCAGTTTTTGAACCGCTTCCTCGATTGTCGCTTTATTGTCGCCTTTGATCGCTTCTTCAACGGCTTTAATGGCTGCTTCAACCGGTGCTTTTTCTTCAGCTGTTACCGAATCACCTGCATCTTTGATCATTTTATTGGTTGCATGCACCATCGCATCTGCTTGGTTACGAGACTCAACCAACTCTTTCATCTTTCTGTCTTCTTCAGCATGGGCTTCGGCATCTTTGACCATCGCTTCGATTTCTGCATCAGACAGACCTGAAGACGCTTGAATCGTAATATGCTGTTCTTTACCGGTATTTTTGTCTTTTGCGGAAACATTCAAAATACCATTTGCGTCAATGTCAAAAGTCACTTCGATTTGCGGCATACCGCGTGGTGCAGCAGGAATCTCATCCAAATTAAACTGCCCTAGCGACTTGTTGCCAGAAGCCATTTCACGCTCACCTTGTAACACATGAACGGTTACTGCCGATTGATTGTCATCCGCAGTTGAGAAAACTTGCGACTTACGCGTTGGGATGGTCGTGTTTTTCTCAATCAACTTAGTCATGACACCACCCATGGTTTCAATACCAAGAGACAGTGGCGTTACGTCAAGCAGAAGTACGTCGTTTACATCACCAGAAAGAACGCCACCTTGAATCGCCGCCCCCATGGCAACCGCTTCATCTGGGTTTACGTCTTTACGAGGCTCTTTTCCGAAGAACGCTTTTACTTTCGCTTGAACCATTGGCACACGGGTTGAACCACCGACCAAAATCACGTCATCAATTTCAGAAGCCGATAACCCAGCGTCTTTCAAAGCAATGCGGCAAGGCTCGATCGAACGCTGTACCAAATCTTCAATCAATGATTCAAACTTGGCGCGAGTAATTTTCATATTCAAGTGTTTCGGGCCAGTTGCATCTGCGGTCACATAAGGCAGATTAATGTCGGTTTGCTCACGCGATGACAGCTCGATTTTGGCTTTTTCAGACGCTTCGCGTACACGTTGCAGCGCCAATTTATCCAGTTTTAGGTTAACATTCTGGTCTTTTTGGAACTCCGTTGCGATGTAATCAACAATCACGTTATCGAAGTCTTCACCACCTAAGAAAGTATCACCGTTGGTTGACAGTACCTCAATTTGTTTTTCACCATCTAAATCGGCAACTTCGATGATTGAAATATCGAATGTACCACCACCTAAATCGTAAACTGCGATTTTGCTGTCTGACTTAACTTTATCCATACCGTAAGCCAAGGCTGCCGCAGTCGGCTCATTGATAATACGTTTTACTTCCAGACCAGCAATTTTACCCGCATCTTTCGTCGCTTGACGCTGTGAGTCGTTAAAGTAAGCCGGAACAGTGATAACCGCTTCAGTCACTTCGTGACCCAAGTAATCTTCTGCTGTCTTCTTCATTTTCATCAACGTACGCGCCGAGACTTCTTGTGGCGACAACTTTTTACCTTTCACTTCAACCCAAGCATCACCGTTATCTGCCGCAACGATTTCATAAGGCACCATGTCTTTATCTTTGGCGACCACTTTGTCATCCGCACGACGACCGATAAGACGCTTGATAGCAAACAAAGTGTTTTCTGGGTTTGTGACCGCTTGGCGTTTTGCCGAATCACCAACCAAAATTTCGTCATCGGTGTAAGCAACGATAGATGGGGTTGTGCGCGCACCTTCGGCGTTAGGGATGACTTTTACTTCTTTACCGTCCATGACCGCTACACAAGAGTTTGTTGTACCTAAGTCAATACCAATAATTTTACCCATTGATTTTCTCCAATTTGATTCTCAACTGATTTGAGGTGAGTTAACTGTTATAAATTTTTCTTCGTTGGATTGTTTATAGGGATAACACTTCTTGTTTCAAGGGAGTTTTTAAAAAAAAACGAAAATATTTCCAGACCCGCCTACTCAACCCAGTAACAAATTGATTTTTATGCACTTTTCAGTGTTTCAAAAAACAAAAACCGGCTCGAACTCGTATCAAACCGGTTTTTGATTGAAGTGTCATGCACGATAATTATTGAGCAACAATCACACGTGCCGGACGAACCAAGCGATCGTTTAGTTTGTAACCCTTTTGAATGACATCCACAATCATTTGCGACTCATGGTCCGGTGATGGAATCATGGTCATCGCTTCGTGATCCTGTGGATTAAACTTCTCACCTTGCGGATCAATACGTTCAACATTAAAGGCCGCTAAAACGTCCAGCATCTGCTTGAACGTCATCTCAATGCCTTCACTGATTGTCTCTTTAGTGGCTTCCTCTTTGGCTGCCGCTTGCATTCCCATCTCCATCGAATCCATCGCCGGAATCAGTGCATCGACGAATTTTTTCAACGCAAATTTATGCGCTTCTTCTAAATCCAAACGCGTACGACGACGTAGGTTTTCCATATCTGCCTGTAAACGCAACGCCAAATCACGGTTTTTCGCCGCTTCATCTTGCGCTTGGGCAAGTAACGCATCTAAGTCGTGCTCGACTTGTTGCTGTGCTTGCTCTAAGTTTTCGTCTGCTTGTTGCGCCGCTTGCTCAGCGCTCACATCTTGGTTAATTTGTTCTTGTGTTTGATTTTGTTCAGCCACAATTCAACCCCTATTGGTTTAGTTATCTAAATATTGATTAATTCTGCATTTTTGGAATATTGAACAACATGGGGCCGAAGCGGTTTTTTTTCAAGACCCGCAGAATTTTTTTTGCTTTGCCACGCTCGATTGC
Coding sequences:
- the grpE gene encoding nucleotide exchange factor GrpE, producing the protein MAEQNQTQEQINQDVSAEQAAQQADENLEQAQQQVEHDLDALLAQAQDEAAKNRDLALRLQADMENLRRRTRLDLEEAHKFALKKFVDALIPAMDSMEMGMQAAAKEEATKETISEGIEMTFKQMLDVLAAFNVERIDPQGEKFNPQDHEAMTMIPSPDHESQMIVDVIQKGYKLNDRLVRPARVIVAQ
- the dnaK gene encoding molecular chaperone DnaK, which encodes MGKIIGIDLGTTNSCVAVMDGKEVKVIPNAEGARTTPSIVAYTDDEILVGDSAKRQAVTNPENTLFAIKRLIGRRADDKVVAKDKDMVPYEIVAADNGDAWVEVKGKKLSPQEVSARTLMKMKKTAEDYLGHEVTEAVITVPAYFNDSQRQATKDAGKIAGLEVKRIINEPTAAALAYGMDKVKSDSKIAVYDLGGGTFDISIIEVADLDGEKQIEVLSTNGDTFLGGEDFDNVIVDYIATEFQKDQNVNLKLDKLALQRVREASEKAKIELSSREQTDINLPYVTADATGPKHLNMKITRAKFESLIEDLVQRSIEPCRIALKDAGLSASEIDDVILVGGSTRVPMVQAKVKAFFGKEPRKDVNPDEAVAMGAAIQGGVLSGDVNDVLLLDVTPLSLGIETMGGVMTKLIEKNTTIPTRKSQVFSTADDNQSAVTVHVLQGEREMASGNKSLGQFNLDEIPAAPRGMPQIEVTFDIDANGILNVSAKDKNTGKEQHITIQASSGLSDAEIEAMVKDAEAHAEEDRKMKELVESRNQADAMVHATNKMIKDAGDSVTAEEKAPVEAAIKAVEEAIKGDNKATIEEAVQKLAEASQGIAQKAQAQQQAGGEPAQQQGSSKADDDDIVDAEFEEVNDSKK